A portion of the Corynebacterium occultum genome contains these proteins:
- a CDS encoding DUF2075 domain-containing protein produces the protein MSARELAQISESSDSLVERLLAQMLYTMHTRPSEPEKRSWKASLPVLAADLMEAGLGNVEVLIEYALPLTSKRVDAILAGTHPETGAPSYIIIELKQWSEARLYEDDPELVSVPGVAGPRTHPVRQVSGYRRYLANYLRVLEGKEEWIRAAAYLHNATSPHAIEELESLAFEENCRLFSAASRGRFHDFLRENLSGETSGVQSADTLLGSAVAPSTQLLKVAADEIKHQEQFVLLGEQQLAVDMVLHEVKRAQQSNHKRVLVISGGPGSGKSVIALSLLGELARQNKTVLHATGSRSFTTTLRKVAGFRNRDVQSLFKYFNQFTDAEPNSLDVLIADEAHRIRETSNNRYTPKAKRSTEPQVNELINAARVPVFLLDENQVVRHGEMGSIEEITQHAESLGLEVHHISLGEQFRCGGSAPFVDWVQQILGLTDEPPAEASLPASDPFHVEVVDSPWELERLLSKKFAEGYSARMSAGYCWPWSDAEKGADELYPDIQIGDWARPWNSKEERRVGEAPPSALWATQAGGFGQVGCVYTAQGFEYDWSGVILGPDILWRDGRFVTDRSANKDPGFRFRKQVPDELFDELVRHIYKVLLTRGMIGTYIYSSDAETRDALRQLLNTK, from the coding sequence ATGTCAGCTCGTGAGCTGGCTCAGATAAGTGAATCCTCTGATTCACTCGTTGAACGACTACTCGCTCAAATGCTGTATACGATGCATACCAGGCCGAGTGAGCCTGAGAAACGCTCATGGAAAGCCAGCCTTCCGGTGCTGGCCGCCGACCTCATGGAAGCCGGACTCGGCAATGTCGAAGTTCTCATCGAATATGCACTCCCCCTGACCTCTAAGCGGGTAGACGCAATCCTCGCTGGCACCCACCCAGAAACTGGCGCACCCTCCTACATCATCATTGAGTTGAAGCAATGGTCAGAGGCCCGCCTATACGAGGATGATCCGGAGCTCGTCTCGGTTCCAGGTGTTGCAGGTCCCCGTACCCATCCTGTTCGACAGGTTTCCGGATATCGTAGGTATCTCGCTAATTATCTTCGTGTCCTTGAGGGAAAAGAAGAGTGGATCCGAGCTGCAGCGTATCTTCATAACGCAACCAGTCCCCATGCAATTGAGGAGTTGGAGAGCCTTGCTTTTGAAGAGAACTGTCGCCTGTTCAGCGCTGCCTCACGTGGCAGATTCCACGATTTCCTGCGCGAGAATTTGAGTGGAGAAACCTCCGGGGTCCAGTCCGCTGATACTCTGCTTGGCTCTGCAGTTGCACCATCCACCCAGTTGCTCAAAGTTGCAGCGGATGAGATCAAACATCAGGAACAGTTTGTGCTGCTGGGGGAACAGCAGCTGGCCGTGGACATGGTGCTGCATGAGGTGAAGCGTGCCCAGCAGAGTAACCATAAGCGGGTCTTGGTGATTTCTGGAGGGCCCGGCAGTGGAAAATCAGTCATCGCCTTGTCTTTACTCGGTGAACTGGCACGGCAGAATAAGACAGTCCTTCACGCAACTGGTTCTCGTTCCTTCACTACCACCCTTCGCAAGGTCGCAGGATTCCGGAATAGGGATGTTCAGTCCCTCTTTAAATATTTCAACCAGTTCACTGATGCAGAGCCAAATAGTCTGGACGTTCTCATTGCTGATGAAGCTCATCGCATCCGGGAGACTTCCAACAACCGGTATACCCCGAAAGCTAAACGGAGCACTGAGCCCCAGGTCAATGAATTGATCAATGCCGCCCGGGTTCCGGTGTTTCTCCTCGACGAGAATCAAGTGGTTCGTCATGGGGAGATGGGATCAATCGAAGAAATCACACAACACGCGGAGAGTCTGGGACTGGAGGTGCACCATATCTCACTCGGGGAGCAGTTCCGCTGCGGTGGTAGCGCTCCATTCGTGGACTGGGTCCAGCAGATCCTTGGACTGACAGATGAGCCTCCTGCGGAAGCCAGCTTGCCTGCTTCAGACCCATTTCACGTCGAAGTGGTGGACAGCCCATGGGAACTTGAGAGGCTTTTATCTAAAAAATTCGCCGAAGGTTATTCCGCACGAATGAGCGCCGGATATTGTTGGCCCTGGTCAGATGCAGAGAAGGGGGCAGACGAACTTTACCCAGACATCCAGATCGGAGACTGGGCCCGCCCATGGAATTCCAAGGAGGAACGGCGGGTAGGTGAGGCTCCGCCCTCTGCACTATGGGCTACTCAGGCTGGTGGATTTGGCCAGGTGGGTTGTGTTTACACAGCTCAGGGTTTCGAATACGACTGGTCTGGTGTAATTCTGGGCCCTGATATCCTCTGGCGCGATGGCCGATTCGTGACCGATAGAAGTGCCAATAAAGATCCCGGCTTCCGTTTCCGCAAACAGGTTCCGGATGAGTTATTTGATGAACTTGTCCGCCATATATATAAGGTGCTGCTGACTCGTGGAATGATTGGCACCTATATCTATTCCTCGGATGCGGAAACTAGGGATGCCCTGCGTC
- a CDS encoding helix-turn-helix domain-containing protein: MTRAKSRPVTLNDTDREWLTTRVRTRSFPAQQVRRARILLELDEHHPERRRRGEPVPTQAQVAELAGVCTDTVLKVSKAYAERGGDVEDTVTRKKRLTPPVAPTVTGEVEARLIALACSNPPEGHARWSLRLLEKHVLLTDGLPALDHSTIGRVLKNDTATSPEAVLGDPTESQRLVRRPDGRDALEVYARPYDPDIPVVCMDEKPYQLLDYTRDCIDATPGRVRKEDYEYSRKEVCSIFVWAEPLAGRRRVHARPRRTRVDWAHEIETLLTVDYLDADKVVLVMDNPQHPYSGLAL, translated from the coding sequence ATGACACGAGCAAAATCCCGACCGGTCACACTCAACGACACCGACCGAGAGTGGTTGACCACCAGAGTCCGCACCAGATCCTTCCCGGCCCAGCAGGTACGCCGAGCCCGGATCCTCCTGGAATTGGACGAACACCACCCCGAACGGCGACGCCGTGGTGAACCGGTACCCACTCAGGCCCAGGTCGCGGAACTGGCTGGGGTGTGCACCGACACCGTGCTCAAGGTTTCCAAGGCCTACGCCGAGCGTGGTGGTGATGTGGAAGACACCGTCACCCGGAAAAAGCGCCTGACCCCACCGGTTGCCCCGACGGTCACCGGCGAGGTCGAAGCCCGCCTGATCGCCCTGGCCTGCAGCAACCCACCGGAAGGACATGCCCGGTGGAGTCTGCGACTGCTGGAAAAACATGTCCTGCTCACCGACGGGCTCCCGGCGTTGGATCATTCCACCATCGGTCGGGTGTTAAAAAACGACACTGCAACCTCACCTGAAGCAGTACTGGGCGATCCCACCGAAAGCCAACGGCTAGTTCGTCGCCCGGATGGAAGGGACGCCCTCGAGGTCTACGCACGCCCGTATGACCCCGACATCCCGGTGGTGTGCATGGATGAAAAGCCCTACCAGCTACTCGACTACACCCGGGACTGCATTGACGCGACACCCGGGCGTGTCCGCAAAGAAGATTACGAGTACTCCCGCAAGGAAGTGTGTTCCATCTTCGTGTGGGCCGAGCCCCTGGCTGGCCGGCGTCGGGTCCATGCCCGGCCGCGACGTACCCGGGTGGACTGGGCACATGAGATCGAGACACTGCTGACCGTGGACTACCTGGATGCGGACAAGGTTGTGCTGGTCATGGATAACCCTCAACACCCATACAGTGGGCTCGCTCTATGA
- a CDS encoding alpha/beta hydrolase — protein MALDSAVQDLLDGLQQQGLKSFEQLSTEESRAVVDSFKGLQLPTREVAEVIDETFDGPAGKQQVRIYIPEASHPLPVVFYIHGGGFIAGSIDVAEEPNRALANDAGVIVVATSYRLAPESKFPAATDDTFAALKWTAENISRFGGDPTRLAVMGDSAGGNLAAVAALRSRDENGPQISAQVLVYPAIDANAETASKREFQEGYVITSAGMDHFWESYLSSPEDADHPHATPSNASSLTGLPPALVLTNEYEVLRDEGEDYAAQLSAAGVDTTHQRFDGLVHGVYWMSGAVPRSHELHDAVVAFLRDKLKVQE, from the coding sequence ATGGCATTAGACAGTGCAGTACAGGACCTTCTTGATGGGTTGCAGCAGCAGGGTTTGAAGTCCTTCGAGCAGTTGAGCACTGAGGAGAGCCGCGCGGTCGTTGATTCCTTCAAGGGGCTTCAGTTGCCCACCCGTGAAGTGGCTGAGGTCATCGATGAGACCTTCGACGGCCCCGCAGGGAAGCAGCAGGTTCGCATCTACATTCCCGAGGCATCCCATCCCCTGCCGGTGGTCTTTTACATACATGGTGGTGGCTTCATAGCCGGCAGCATAGATGTTGCGGAGGAACCGAACCGTGCGTTGGCCAATGATGCCGGGGTCATCGTGGTAGCGACAAGTTATCGGCTCGCTCCCGAGTCGAAGTTCCCTGCAGCCACCGACGATACTTTTGCAGCCCTGAAATGGACCGCTGAAAACATTTCCCGCTTCGGTGGTGACCCCACCAGGTTGGCCGTCATGGGCGACAGTGCCGGCGGCAATCTTGCTGCGGTTGCCGCGTTGCGGTCTCGCGATGAAAACGGCCCTCAGATCAGTGCACAAGTACTGGTGTATCCAGCGATCGACGCCAATGCGGAGACCGCTTCTAAGCGTGAATTCCAGGAGGGTTATGTCATCACGAGTGCGGGCATGGATCACTTCTGGGAGAGCTACCTTTCCTCCCCGGAAGATGCTGATCATCCACACGCCACCCCCTCCAATGCCTCATCCTTGACGGGCTTACCACCCGCGTTGGTGCTGACCAATGAATACGAGGTTCTCCGGGATGAAGGCGAAGACTACGCTGCACAGCTCTCAGCTGCCGGGGTGGATACCACCCATCAACGCTTCGATGGACTCGTTCACGGTGTTTACTGGATGTCTGGTGCGGTCCCACGAAGTCATGAGCTTCACGACGCCGTCGTGGCTTTCCTCCGAGACAAGTTGAAGGTGCAGGAATGA
- a CDS encoding flavin-containing monooxygenase, producing the protein MSQPQTYDAIIIGAGFAGIYAVHKLRDEMGLNVRAFEAGSNVGGTWFWNRYPGARCDIESVHYSYSFDEDLQQEWQWSEKFAGQPEILKYLNHVADRFDIRRSVEFNTRVTSVVWDDESSLWQVGTDDGRTAIARFIISGAGNLSVPKKPEFSGVDDFAGEVYLTGNWPHEPVDFKGKRVGVIGTGASGIQVITEIAKDAAQLTVFQRTPNFATPIGNHPTDLVEEAEQKERYPEIRDASRNHFLGVPYNQVQPSALAVSEQERRKVFDERWNAGGFRLFIDSFQDILVDKKANDTAAEYIRNRIKERVKDPVTAEKLAPKDHPYATKRPPLETNYYEVYNQDNVELVDVKAHPIERITPTGARTSEGEYEFDVLVLATGFDAMTGPLLSMNIRGKGGQRLEDKWSDGPHTYLGTTISGFPNLFLITGPQSPSVLYNMPLAIEDHVDFAADAIAHLHTHDLHVIEATEDAEDNWVQHSNEVAEATLLPGANSWYMGTNIPGKPRKCLVYLGGAPTYRKICQEIVDEGYRGFDLSAARKFSVL; encoded by the coding sequence ATGTCACAACCGCAGACCTATGATGCGATTATCATCGGGGCCGGATTTGCCGGCATCTACGCAGTGCACAAGCTTCGTGATGAAATGGGGCTCAACGTCCGGGCTTTCGAGGCTGGATCGAATGTCGGCGGCACCTGGTTCTGGAACCGCTATCCCGGGGCCCGCTGCGACATCGAGAGCGTGCATTACTCCTATTCTTTTGATGAGGATCTTCAACAGGAGTGGCAATGGTCAGAAAAGTTCGCTGGCCAACCGGAGATCCTGAAGTATCTCAATCATGTGGCCGACCGCTTCGATATTCGCCGCAGCGTGGAGTTCAACACCCGGGTCACCTCGGTGGTCTGGGATGATGAGTCGTCGCTGTGGCAAGTGGGCACCGATGACGGCCGCACCGCCATCGCCCGCTTCATCATCTCTGGAGCCGGTAACCTCTCGGTTCCGAAAAAACCTGAGTTCTCCGGTGTGGATGACTTCGCCGGCGAAGTCTATCTGACCGGCAACTGGCCACATGAGCCTGTGGATTTCAAGGGCAAGCGTGTCGGCGTGATCGGTACTGGCGCCTCCGGTATCCAGGTGATCACCGAAATCGCCAAGGATGCGGCGCAGCTCACCGTCTTCCAGCGCACACCGAACTTCGCCACCCCGATCGGCAATCACCCCACCGACCTGGTTGAGGAGGCCGAGCAGAAGGAGCGCTACCCGGAGATCCGGGATGCCTCACGCAATCACTTCCTGGGCGTCCCCTACAACCAGGTACAACCCTCTGCCCTGGCAGTCAGCGAACAAGAGCGGCGCAAGGTTTTCGATGAGCGCTGGAACGCTGGCGGCTTCCGGTTGTTCATTGACAGCTTCCAGGACATCCTCGTGGATAAGAAAGCCAATGATACCGCCGCGGAGTACATCCGTAACCGCATCAAGGAGCGGGTGAAGGATCCGGTCACCGCCGAAAAGCTCGCCCCAAAGGATCACCCTTACGCCACCAAGCGTCCCCCACTGGAGACCAACTACTACGAAGTCTACAACCAAGACAATGTAGAACTCGTGGACGTCAAGGCTCACCCGATCGAGCGCATCACCCCTACCGGAGCCCGCACCAGTGAAGGCGAGTACGAGTTCGACGTCCTGGTCTTAGCCACCGGGTTCGATGCCATGACCGGCCCGCTGCTGTCCATGAACATTCGTGGCAAGGGCGGACAGCGCCTAGAAGACAAGTGGTCCGATGGCCCCCACACCTACCTGGGCACCACGATCAGCGGTTTCCCAAACTTGTTCCTAATCACTGGACCACAAAGCCCCTCAGTGCTCTACAACATGCCGCTAGCTATCGAAGATCACGTGGACTTCGCAGCTGACGCTATTGCTCATCTGCATACTCATGATCTCCACGTCATCGAGGCCACGGAAGACGCAGAAGACAACTGGGTACAACATTCTAACGAGGTTGCCGAAGCAACTCTTCTGCCGGGCGCGAACTCCTGGTACATGGGCACCAACATTCCCGGCAAACCGCGAAAGTGCCTGGTCTACCTGGGTGGAGCTCCAACCTATCGGAAAATTTGCCAGGAGATCGTAGACGAGGGTTACAGAGGTTTCGACCTCAGCGCGGCCCGGAAATTTTCCGTCCTCTGA
- a CDS encoding LuxR C-terminal-related transcriptional regulator produces the protein MSRSIGSLNRGSALGRAALTSFVGRRRELSEAKAKLVASRLVTLTGPGGVGKTRIALELADRVKKAFKDGVWLIELDSLSTGDRVASAVATTLSVPDQTNRVALDRVMDYLRDKEILLVLDNCEHVLQDAAEVADALLTAAPKIRILATSREPLHIAAEHVCVVPPLTTPPWDELEAGGIEHFEAVSLLVDRARQLVPDFSVTPDNQEVIAQLCIRLDGIPLAIELAVARLRTLSPDQLLDRLDQRFQLLNRGDRAVLPRQQTLQALIDWSYGLCSKPEQLLWRRLAIFPDVFDLDAAEYVCGFGELGRGEVLDLLDQLVSKSILQTDRAANQVRYRQLMTVREYGTLLLTDDGEEHELRRRHRDHYLNRAEERVAAWWGPLQAESLNITRAERPNLIAALEWSLGSECEYDTAARLAVALRYHWIAGGFLSDGRAWLERILRQSELSLPARGNASWVAGWVALIQGDHEDAAKHLEVSLAAGQSLEDSEMAVFAQHWQALHLLFTGDLEGAIGLFTEVVADHGKHDRPADQLTAIFQLGMARSFNGQSEEGLRISVSALKISERDGERWNCAYLWWIVGLCHWQLGDFPAAREAAFRALRIQQDFQDAICTAMSIELLSWVAVSTSDFERGKELAEAAESVWQGLGTEISAFGPHIAKAAAGSAAKFQKALGAKNSPKTVGKQRLSKAEAIAVALGKKPRVTQNLDRGVENNPLTKREMEIAELVSQGLTNRQIAGKLVLSHRTVDGHVERIFTKLNFTSRVQLVTWVESLRQAPQAIAM, from the coding sequence GTGTCTAGAAGCATTGGCTCGCTCAACCGGGGGTCTGCGCTGGGCCGCGCGGCGCTGACCAGTTTCGTTGGCCGACGCCGTGAATTGAGCGAGGCCAAGGCGAAACTGGTCGCGTCCCGATTGGTGACCCTGACTGGGCCCGGTGGGGTGGGAAAGACCCGCATAGCCTTGGAACTAGCTGACCGTGTGAAGAAAGCCTTCAAAGACGGAGTTTGGCTAATTGAGCTTGACAGTCTCAGTACTGGTGACCGGGTGGCTTCAGCTGTGGCAACTACCCTTAGCGTGCCAGACCAGACCAACCGTGTTGCCCTAGATCGTGTGATGGATTATCTACGCGATAAAGAGATCCTGCTGGTGTTGGATAACTGTGAGCATGTGCTTCAGGACGCGGCGGAGGTGGCGGATGCGTTATTGACTGCGGCGCCAAAGATACGGATCCTGGCTACCAGTCGGGAACCACTGCACATTGCTGCTGAGCATGTGTGCGTGGTGCCGCCACTGACCACCCCGCCATGGGACGAACTGGAAGCTGGAGGGATTGAGCATTTTGAGGCGGTATCCCTTCTGGTGGACCGTGCCCGGCAGCTGGTGCCGGACTTTTCCGTGACCCCCGATAACCAGGAGGTCATTGCACAGTTATGTATCCGATTAGACGGCATCCCGCTAGCCATTGAGTTGGCGGTCGCCCGGCTACGGACTCTCTCGCCCGATCAATTATTAGATCGCCTGGATCAGCGCTTTCAATTGCTTAACCGTGGGGATCGGGCGGTGTTGCCGCGCCAGCAGACACTTCAGGCGTTGATCGACTGGAGCTATGGGCTGTGCTCTAAACCTGAACAACTACTCTGGCGCCGCCTGGCGATCTTCCCTGATGTCTTTGATCTTGATGCCGCTGAGTATGTCTGTGGTTTCGGTGAGCTGGGGCGAGGAGAGGTTTTAGACTTACTTGATCAGCTTGTCTCGAAGTCCATTCTGCAGACCGACCGGGCGGCAAATCAGGTCCGCTACCGCCAGCTGATGACCGTTCGGGAGTATGGCACTCTATTGCTCACCGATGACGGCGAAGAACATGAACTACGCCGACGTCACCGCGACCATTACCTGAATCGGGCTGAAGAACGTGTTGCAGCTTGGTGGGGTCCCCTCCAGGCAGAAAGCCTTAACATCACTCGAGCTGAGCGGCCCAATCTGATTGCTGCGCTTGAATGGTCACTTGGTAGTGAATGCGAATATGATACTGCGGCCCGACTTGCGGTGGCGTTGCGCTATCACTGGATTGCGGGCGGCTTTTTAAGTGATGGTCGTGCTTGGTTGGAACGTATTCTGCGCCAATCTGAACTATCGTTGCCTGCCCGAGGCAACGCCTCCTGGGTGGCCGGGTGGGTGGCATTAATCCAGGGGGATCATGAGGATGCCGCGAAACATCTCGAGGTTTCGCTTGCTGCGGGACAGTCGTTGGAAGATTCGGAGATGGCGGTGTTTGCTCAGCATTGGCAGGCGCTGCACCTTCTGTTCACCGGAGATCTGGAGGGGGCGATTGGTCTTTTCACAGAGGTGGTCGCCGACCATGGGAAACACGATCGACCCGCTGATCAACTCACTGCCATATTTCAGCTGGGCATGGCGCGGTCATTCAATGGTCAGTCAGAGGAAGGCCTCAGGATCAGCGTCTCTGCCCTGAAAATCTCCGAACGGGATGGTGAACGGTGGAACTGCGCCTATCTGTGGTGGATCGTTGGACTGTGTCACTGGCAGCTCGGTGATTTCCCGGCGGCCCGTGAGGCCGCTTTCCGCGCGTTGCGTATTCAGCAGGACTTCCAGGACGCTATCTGTACCGCGATGAGTATTGAGCTGCTGTCCTGGGTGGCAGTCTCCACATCGGACTTTGAACGTGGCAAAGAACTTGCTGAGGCTGCAGAGTCTGTCTGGCAGGGTCTGGGCACGGAGATCTCTGCTTTCGGCCCCCATATCGCGAAGGCGGCAGCTGGCTCAGCAGCCAAATTCCAGAAGGCTCTCGGTGCAAAGAACTCGCCAAAAACAGTAGGAAAACAGCGGTTGAGCAAAGCTGAGGCCATTGCGGTCGCTCTGGGTAAAAAGCCACGGGTTACACAAAATCTCGACCGTGGTGTGGAGAATAACCCGCTGACCAAGCGAGAGATGGAGATCGCCGAGCTTGTTTCTCAGGGTTTGACCAACCGGCAGATTGCGGGCAAGTTGGTGCTTTCGCATCGCACGGTGGATGGACACGTTGAGCGAATTTTCACCAAACTCAACTTCACCTCCCGCGTGCAACTGGTCACCTGGGTAGAGAGTCTGCGACAGGCTCCTCAGGCCATCGCCATGTGA
- a CDS encoding TspO/MBR family protein yields MEHNNTAPGFRGALLKTGAAVTTAATIGTILTDPENRWYKSLAKPSWQPPKAAFPIAWTALYTDIAVVSASVISAEEAKKENSSSPYQLALSANLVLNAGWTGLFFRSRQPWLAAVGAAVLAGSSIDLTRRAWQSSPARGLALSPYAAWTSFATALSTSIAWMNR; encoded by the coding sequence ATGGAACACAACAACACCGCCCCGGGTTTCCGAGGCGCACTGCTCAAGACCGGTGCTGCAGTCACCACCGCAGCCACCATCGGCACGATCCTCACGGATCCGGAGAACCGTTGGTACAAGAGTCTGGCCAAGCCCTCCTGGCAGCCCCCGAAGGCTGCTTTCCCCATCGCCTGGACGGCGCTCTACACCGATATCGCGGTGGTTTCAGCCTCAGTGATTTCCGCAGAAGAGGCGAAGAAGGAGAACTCCTCTTCGCCTTATCAGCTGGCTCTGTCCGCCAACCTGGTGCTCAATGCCGGTTGGACGGGTCTTTTCTTCCGCTCCAGGCAGCCCTGGTTGGCGGCGGTGGGTGCCGCAGTGCTGGCGGGTAGTTCCATTGATCTGACCCGCCGCGCCTGGCAGTCCTCACCGGCACGTGGACTCGCACTGTCTCCCTACGCCGCCTGGACTTCTTTCGCCACGGCGCTGAGCACCTCTATCGCCTGGATGAACCGCTAG
- a CDS encoding LCP family protein, whose translation MNEKYRPVRDIQPSPEWGTKVRQAGPAALRGTIAFLSVLVLMVSAIGYFTVGRLGSEISSAGNLSLGGGAGDAPDGAVDILLVGSDSRTDAQGNPLSEEESAMLYAGDEEEAENTDTLMLIRVPNDGSSATAVSIPRDTYISTPEQGNLKINGVYGVHKFAAKQEMIAEAEAAGDTVDEKKFDEKAKDVGRSALISAVATLTGIEVDHYAEVGLLGFVLLTDAVGGVDVCLNEATQDIYSGADFPAGVQTLEGAQALSFVRQRHGLPRGDLDRIVRQQAYMASLVNNVLNAGTLTNPAKLASMGAAVERSVVLDEGWDVLSFATQLSNLAGGNVTFTTIPVTSIDGIGDYGESVVTVDQNQVHDFIDELLVPPAPAEEKEAPAEEEESVPDVAILVLNAGSTSGLAGGVGSHLKQNGWNVTEVSNAQPGIYWESQVVTADPTDPAAIELAEALGGLPITINEGLEPGTVVVVTHDEYAGPMDQEAVQEETPTTVGQPGADFGEDTEVAPEIDAGGSGPRCVN comes from the coding sequence GTGAACGAGAAGTACCGCCCCGTGCGCGATATCCAGCCCTCGCCGGAATGGGGCACGAAGGTCCGCCAGGCAGGCCCCGCCGCCCTGCGCGGCACCATCGCGTTCCTCTCCGTGCTGGTGCTGATGGTCTCCGCCATCGGCTACTTCACCGTGGGTCGACTCGGCAGTGAAATCTCCTCCGCCGGCAACCTCTCCCTCGGCGGTGGTGCCGGCGACGCACCGGATGGTGCCGTGGACATCCTGCTGGTGGGCTCAGATTCACGTACCGACGCTCAGGGCAACCCCCTGAGCGAAGAAGAATCCGCCATGCTCTACGCCGGCGATGAGGAGGAGGCCGAGAACACCGACACCCTCATGCTGATCCGTGTGCCCAATGACGGCAGCTCCGCCACGGCGGTCTCCATCCCACGCGACACCTACATCAGCACCCCGGAGCAGGGGAACCTGAAGATCAACGGTGTCTATGGGGTGCACAAATTCGCCGCCAAGCAGGAAATGATCGCCGAGGCGGAGGCCGCGGGCGACACCGTCGATGAGAAGAAATTCGATGAGAAGGCCAAGGACGTGGGGCGTAGCGCCCTGATCTCCGCGGTTGCCACCCTCACCGGCATCGAGGTCGACCACTACGCGGAGGTCGGACTACTCGGCTTCGTGCTGCTTACCGACGCCGTGGGCGGCGTGGACGTCTGTCTCAATGAGGCCACCCAGGACATCTACTCCGGCGCTGACTTCCCCGCCGGGGTGCAGACCCTTGAAGGTGCCCAGGCACTCTCCTTCGTCCGCCAACGCCATGGTCTCCCCCGCGGCGACCTGGACCGCATCGTGCGTCAGCAGGCCTACATGGCCTCCCTGGTGAACAATGTGCTCAACGCCGGCACCCTGACCAACCCGGCCAAGCTGGCCAGCATGGGTGCCGCGGTGGAACGCTCCGTGGTGCTCGACGAAGGCTGGGACGTGCTCTCCTTCGCCACACAGCTGTCCAACCTGGCAGGCGGCAACGTCACCTTCACCACCATCCCGGTGACCTCCATCGACGGCATCGGCGACTACGGAGAATCCGTGGTCACCGTCGACCAGAACCAGGTCCATGACTTCATCGATGAACTCCTCGTACCCCCGGCTCCGGCAGAGGAAAAGGAAGCACCTGCAGAAGAAGAGGAATCAGTCCCCGACGTGGCCATCCTGGTGCTCAACGCCGGTTCCACCAGCGGCCTGGCCGGTGGGGTGGGTTCCCACCTGAAGCAGAACGGCTGGAACGTCACCGAGGTGAGCAACGCCCAACCCGGCATTTACTGGGAATCCCAGGTCGTGACCGCCGACCCCACTGACCCGGCCGCTATTGAACTGGCAGAAGCCCTGGGTGGACTGCCCATCACCATCAACGAGGGCCTGGAACCTGGCACCGTCGTGGTGGTCACCCACGATGAATACGCCGGCCCCATGGACCAGGAAGCCGTGCAGGAGGAGACCCCCACCACTGTTGGCCAGCCCGGAGCCGACTTCGGTGAAGACACCGAAGTGGCCCCCGAGATCGACGCCGGTGGCAGCGGCCCGCGCTGCGTGAACTAA
- the rfbD gene encoding dTDP-4-dehydrorhamnose reductase, whose protein sequence is MRVAITGAGGQLGSAMRLTTPPEVEAIWLGRADLDITDPEAVAHTASLKGIDVLINTAAYTAVDAAEDDEAAALLLNGEAPGHLAERCREEGAHLVQLSTDYVFGPGVPHRPLTPADPTNPDTVYGRSKLRGEQLAGENSTILRTAWVYSANTLPEHRDFVSTMLRLEKTHETVTVVADQHGCPTYAIDLARAVWEAAQQQPGVVQHAVGEGQTTWFELAQAIFAEIGADPRRITPVTSAEYPARAPRPEWSVLASDYALPEWRSALRRALAAKL, encoded by the coding sequence ATGAGGGTGGCAATCACGGGAGCCGGTGGTCAGCTGGGCTCCGCAATGAGACTGACAACACCCCCTGAGGTGGAGGCGATCTGGCTGGGGCGGGCAGACCTGGACATCACTGATCCGGAGGCGGTTGCCCACACCGCGAGTCTCAAGGGCATTGATGTGCTGATCAACACCGCCGCATATACCGCGGTGGATGCGGCCGAAGATGATGAAGCTGCGGCACTGTTGCTCAACGGGGAGGCCCCCGGACACCTGGCCGAGCGTTGCCGGGAGGAGGGTGCCCACCTGGTGCAGCTCTCCACTGACTATGTGTTTGGCCCCGGGGTACCGCATCGTCCCCTCACCCCCGCCGATCCCACCAACCCGGACACGGTCTACGGGCGCAGCAAACTGCGCGGAGAGCAGCTCGCGGGGGAAAACTCGACCATCCTGCGCACCGCCTGGGTTTATTCGGCCAACACCTTGCCCGAGCACCGGGATTTCGTCTCCACCATGCTGCGTCTGGAGAAAACCCATGAGACGGTCACCGTGGTGGCTGACCAGCATGGTTGCCCGACCTACGCCATCGATCTGGCACGGGCGGTCTGGGAGGCCGCGCAGCAGCAGCCCGGTGTAGTACAGCATGCGGTGGGGGAGGGGCAGACCACCTGGTTCGAGCTGGCCCAGGCCATCTTCGCGGAGATCGGTGCAGATCCCCGGCGCATCACGCCGGTGACGAGTGCGGAGTATCCGGCACGTGCGCCACGCCCGGAATGGTCCGTTCTGGCCTCGGACTATGCCCTCCCGGAGTGGCGCAGTGCCCTGCGGCGGGCGTTGGCAGCTAAACTCTGA